The following coding sequences are from one Mytilus trossulus isolate FHL-02 chromosome 8, PNRI_Mtr1.1.1.hap1, whole genome shotgun sequence window:
- the LOC134727588 gene encoding polycystin-1-like protein 2 translates to MTSPKVMKSSVYVNIIGKDASSGTRRLDDGTRKNFTRGTSSHFEMRLHKDLGDLKTVQVWHDNVDEKTAWLLQKITVIKAESSERYIFLCGKWLSLDSEDGKTWRSVDVLDENHIETDTLFHNLTQKKLFDDHLWVSLFKRPRCSRFTRVQRLWCLLALLFLAMISSAMWYDTPDDNKMQTISVGPLKLNYKQFYVGLMSGLIALVPSMLLVLIFKNRKFKGEKTAGCHVPWWFIFLAYILVFLCVGASGTFVFLYSLQWGGAKSLEWMVSFVLAIFQSVVILEPVKAILLAILVACLFKKMGSRELADKNMVVPVVEKTEYVTDLEKGEATITQQESCMYPDFPGLEKEEAELVVARTQAQLDKRMWSKFQSWLGMMMYVVLVALICSHSDVPTAYRQNEHLLQTISTVYTPNSTNEIYDWIKTTFNRAVYPKWWESEDDELLRPAYVQRFTLNAYNFRITLSRLRQIRVQGNCSGPDVTRNAVDTCIPTFSKKTTENRHFCTSWEEFNETDCFDENEEFQYSFLHNFGERKSAGDSTYNGQHGKYGPDGYYIDLGPKQSLVTKYLNLLQESSWIDYRTRALFLDVVTYNANTRLFSHIKIVFELPTTGSITLTTEVWSANLYPYVYAIDYLVLLLQFIFIIVMLVRFVLFIVNFYRWRTRALLRISTYLRLMELTFGIVAIVCCILRIDATISAIALLKKSIGRYVSFELVRLYDAAYNGCLAAVLFIITLDLLKPLEFNYHFFMLVSSLKIARTAIFAFIFIIALELIAFAALLYLTIGRQHELFRSMPESINTLVTVLLAMMTYESEEFDDILVKIYFGIYTMSVTITLVNVFFVLLTISFNDVKEGLKKGTLIYDEKLNAHFWYKVDKMVQWFIDRCCFSWVKRNRNELEKLQECLEKLKHMTNLMTKNDLERHKLTAKMMIKMIELDKYRTKLDCLNVQWNEFATKYIFGYGSTGETLVILSVPTLSSVVEIDIECYLVPCLRRDAVRKTKNKVCGNSFMFCTSDNKLLKGSVNLEVIYNKPNMTYNTIVTKKDKHSVWETQYSFETNTGIHASLQHIPFHFCTMETVKNESEKGIRPFEWYQVQQEGRTVFPSYDTESSVSFTKDTFKNSCSVSIRSMPGTTATILNVILEFPPEKPMRVHLPHLFEEGNNLKADHPGEYIISAKEGSEQEHIRHNSVLKKDKDGFDFLYDTRKHWKNLEVTVKSSKILWVDNFGVNSNYDINLIKAIVMVSKVRDIASKWKQIAAMLSIAVEEIDKSNDKTLCQEEKCFLVFRRWLEKEEVTFSMLTLLLTSIGHRVTAEHIRRKWIVNSPKEITKTKSKFFTKVELDNKKEKNSSANSTLTISSIDK, encoded by the exons ATGACATCACCTAAAGTAATGAAATCATCGGTATACGTTAATATCATCGGGAAAGATGCCTCGTCTGGCACCCGAAGACTAGACGACGGCACACGAAAG aaTTTTACGCGTGGAACATcatcacattttgaaatgagGCTACATAAAGATCTCGGAGACTTAAAGACAGTACAAGTATGGCATGATAACGTGGACGAAAAGACAGCATGGCTTCTACAAAAAATTACTGTTATAAAGGCAGAGTCGTCTGAAAG ATACATATTTTTGTGTGGTAAATGGCTATCTTTAGATAGCGAAGACGGCAAAACATGGCGGAGTGTAGACGTTCTCGATGAAAACCATATTGAAACCGATACATTATTCCATAACTTGACGCAAAAGAAGCTTTTCGATGATCATTTGTGGGTGTCGCTTTTCAAAAGACCCAGATGTAGTCGGTTTACAAGAGTTCAGAGGTTATGGTGTTTATTGGCTCTATTGTTCCTGGCTATGATATCGTCTGCAATGTGGTATGACACACCAGACGACAACAAGATGCAGACGATAAGTGTAGGGCCGCTTAAGTTAAACTACAAACAATTTTACGTTGGATTGATGTCTGGTCTAATAGCATTGGTTCCAAGTATGTTAttagttttgatatttaaaaacagaaagttTAAAGGAGAAAAAACTGCCGGTTGTCATGTACCATGGTGGTTTATCTTTCTTGCttacattttggtatttttgtgtgTCGGAGCAAGTGGAACGTTTGTATTCTTATACTCTCTACAATGGGGTGGAGCCAAGTCATTGGAATGGATGGTTTCATTTGTATTGGCTATTTTCCAGAGTGTTGTAATCCTAGAACCTGTGAAG GCAATTTTATTAGCCATTTTAGTAGCATGCCTATTTAAAAAGATGGGAAGCAGAGAGTTAGCCGACAAAAACATGGTAGTTCCGGTTGTAGAAAAAACTGAATATGTTACAGATCTTG aaaAGGGAGAGGCAACAATTACCCAGCAGGAATCGTGTATGTATCCAGATTTTCCTGGTTTAGAAAAAGAAGAGGCTGAATTAGTTGTCGCTCGTACACAAGCACAGCTAGACAAACGAATGTGGTCAAAATTTCAGTCCTGGTTAGGAATGATGATGTATGTGGTACTTGTGGCACTTATTTGTTCGCATAGTGATGTACCAACAGCATATCGCCAGAATGAACATTTATTGCAAACcatttctacagtttataca cccAATTCAACCAACGAGATTTATGACTGGATTAAAACTACCTTTAACCGTGCTGTTTACCCCAAATGGTGGGAATCAGAAGATGACGAACTCCTTCGCCCAGCATACGTACAGAGATTTACGTTAAATGCGTACAACTTTCGTATCACATTGTCACGATTGCGCCAAATCAGAGTTCAGG GTAACTGTAGTGGGCCAGATGTAACGAGGAACGCAgttgatacatgtataccaACATTCAGTAAAAAGACGACGGAAAACAGACATTTTTGTACTT CTTGGGAAGAATTCAACGAAACCGATTGTTTTGATGAAAACGAAGAATTTCAATACAGTTTTCTTCATAACTTCGGCGAAAGAAAATCTGCGGGAGATTCAACCTACAATGGGCAGCATGGAAAATACGGACCGGACGGTTATTATATTGATCTTGGACCAAAACAGAGCCtagttacaaaatatttaaacttgtTACAAGAAAGCAGTTGGATTGATTATCGGACTAGGGCACTGTTCCTAGATGTAGTGACGTATAATGCGAATACACGTTTATTCAGTcatatcaaaattgtttttgaacTACCAACAACCGGAAGTATAACTTTGACAACGGAAGTATGGTCTGCTAATCTTTATCCTTACGTCTATGCAATAGACTACTTGGTACTTTTACTgcaattcatttttataattgttatgtTGGTacgatttgttttatttattgtgaatttCTATCGTTGGAGAACACGTGCGTTATTACGTATATCCACCTATTTACGTTTAATGGAATTGACATTTGGTATTGTGGCTATCGTCTGCTGTATACTAAGAATAGATGCTACAATATCAGCTATAGCacttttaaagaaaagtatAG GACGATACGTATCCTTTGAGCTAGTAAGATTGTACGATGCTGCCTACAACGGTTGCCTTGCAGCAGTTCTCTTCATAATAACATTGGATCTTCTAAAGCCATTGGAATTTAATTATCACTTcttcatgcttgtatcatctTTAAAGATAGCAAGAACAGCAATTtttgcatttatatttattattgctTTGGAATTAATAGCGTTTGCTGCTCTCCTATATCTCACAATAGGCAGACAACATGAGCTTTTTAGAAGTATGCCAGAATCTATTAACACTTTAGTGACTGTATTATTAGCAATGATGACATACGAGTCTGAAGAATTTGATGATATACTAGTAAAGATTTACTTTGGAATATACACTATGTCAGTGACGATAACTCTAGTGAACGTGTTTTTTGTGCTGTTGACTATATCATTTAACGACGTAAAAGAAGGTTTGAAAAAGGGAACCCTTATTTACGACGAGAAACTAAATGCACATTTCTGGTATAAAGTAGACAAAATGGTGCAATGGTTCATAGACAGATGTTGTTTTTCCT gGGTCAAGCGAAACAGGAATGAGTTAGAGAAACTCCAAGAATGT cttgaaaaattaaaacatatgacGAATTTAATGACGAAAAATGATCTAGAACGACATAAATTGACAGCTAAAATGATGATCAAAATGATAGAACTTGACAAATATCGAACGAAGCTGGATTGTTTAAACGTCCAGTGGAATGAGTTTGCTACTAAATATAT ATTTGGATATGGTTCAACAGGAGAGACATTGGTAATTTTATCTGTTCCTACTCTGTCATCTGTTGTAGAAATTGATATCGAATGTTATTTAGTACCCTGTTTGCGGCGTGATGCTGTTAGAAAAACGAAGAACAAAGTTTGTGGCAATTCCTTTATGTTTTGCACTTCAGATAACAAACTTTTGAAA GGATCTGTCAATTTAGAAGTTATATATAACAAACCAAACatgacatataatacaattgtaacTAAAAAGGATAAGCATTCTGTATGGGAGACACAATACAGTTTTGAG ACAAATACAGGAATACACGCATCACTACAACACATCCCATTCCATTTTTGTACGATGGAGACAGTTAAGAATGAATCGGAAAAAGGGATCCGACCATTTGAATGGTATCAGGTTCAACAGGAAGGAAGAACTGTATTTCCATCATATGATACTGAATCTAGTGTTTCATTTACAAAAGATACGTTTAAAAATAGCTGTTCAGTTTCAATACGG TCAATGCCTGGAACCACTGCAACAATTTTGAATGTTATCCTAGAATTTCCACCAGAGAAACCAATGAGAGTACATCTACCTCATTTATTTGAAGagggaaataatttaaaagcag ATCATCCTGGTGAGTACATCATTTCAGCGAAAGAAGGATCCGAGCAGGAACATATTCGACATAATTCGGttctaaaaaaagataaagatgGCTTTGATTTTTTGTATGACACAAGAAAACATTG gaAAAATCTAGAAGTAACAGTAAAGAGCTCGAAAATTTTATGG gtAGACAATTTTGGTGTTAATTCAAACTACG ATATCAATCTAATTAAAGCCATTGTTATGGTTTCTAAAGTTCGTGATATAGCTAGTAAATGGAAACAAATAGCAGCAATGTTGAGCATAGCGGTAGAAGAAATTgacaaatcaaatgacaaaacattatGTCAGGAAGAAAAGTGTTTTCTTGTGTTCCGTAGATGGTTAGAAAAAGAGGAAGTGACGTTCTCGATGCTAACCTTATTATTAACATCAATCGGACACAGAGTAACAGCAG AACATATTCGTCGAAAATGGATCGTCAATTCTCCAAAAGAAATTACAAAGACAAAAAGTAAATTCTTCACGAAAGTAGAATTGGACaacaaaaaggaaaagaatAGTTCGGCAAATTCTACGCTAACCATTAGCAGCATAGATAAATGA